The genome window AACTGGTTTTATCTCTCCTGTGAAAACCATGATATCAACAATTAACATTATATGCCTTTCATCTACATTCAAACCCTGTTGGGATAGAGTTTCTTTTATTTCCCTAAACAATGCCTCTCTTGCTGCTTCTATCCCCAATATATCTCTGATTTCAAATAGATTGTTGGTGTAGCACCTTTTCATATCAACCTCTTCTAACAATAATACCTGATGAAGATTTGAGCCATACGTCTTTATTACCCAATCCTTATCTTCCCTTATGACAACTGCATTATGTATCCCAGGTATTCCAGAAACACCCAAATTAATAAGTTTTTTCTTTAATTTCTGAAGTTCTGATATTGTTATTTCTCCTTCATCGTTCTCTCCTTCTGTGAAATCCATCCTTATGGTGTTTTCTTTTATTTTCAGATTAGCATTCTTGAATCTCTTCTTTAACTTATCAACTATCTCATCAAACTCTGATTTTTTTACTTTCTTTAGCTCCATGTTTATTCTCTTATTTGTTAAATCCAAAGAAATTGATTCAAGAAAACTCTTAAGTTTCTTCTCTTTTATTTTCTTTGCAAATTTTTCGGCTTCTTCCTCTGTATTGTATTCCCTCTTCAAATAAATTGTCATGCTTGGTGTGGCTGGCTCCTTCCTTGCATCAAATATCTCAATTATTCTAGGCAAACCTAGTGTAACCTGTAATCCTGCGGAACCAGCAAAGTGATAAGTACGCATGGTCATCTGTGTTGTTGGTTCAGATAGAGATTGAGCGGAAATTATACCAATAGCTTCACCGGGCTCAAATGATCCATTTAAATAAACTTTCTGAACCTCATTTGTTAACTTTTCTCTCCTTTTCTCATCTAATTTCATTTCTTTGCAAACCTTATCTATTTCTTCCATGATTTTCAATGGGAGTGTGTTTTTATCCAAAGAGATTTCTTGCGATTTCTCCGACATCAATTCCACCTTTTTGTATTTTTGATGGATCCAAACCATCTTCACCGGGGATAAATTGTATTATCTTGTTGCTGCTATCCCTGACGGTACCATCGTATTCAATTTTCAAATCTTTTAATGCACCAACCATCCTTCTCTCCAAATAACCGCTATGTCTTGTCTTGAGGGACTTATCCATGAGCCCTTCCCTGCCATTCATTGCATCAAAGAAGAACTCAAAAGGATTCAATCCTTGCCTATATCCTCTCTTGACAAAACCCTTTGACTCAATACTTTTATCGCCTCTTTTGAAGTGAGAGAATGTTCTATCATAGAAGCCAATGTTTATCCTTTCACCTTTGATTGTTTCCTGACCTATTATAGATGAGGATTGAACTATGTTTATTATACTCCCTCTTGCCCCACTCTTTGCCATTATAACCAAATTATTTTCAGGTAAATCTTTTTTCACAATCTCAGTTATCTTATTCAATGTTTCAGCTAACTCCTTTTTAATCAATGTCTCAAGAGTTTCTTCGGGAGTTCTTCCTATAATAATCTGCATCTTGGAGGTCTCATAATCTTTTATCAATTTTTTTACAGCATCCTCATTTTCCTTTATTATCTCTCTTATTTTTGCCTCTGATTTAGAGGTAACATCGTGTTCTACTATGGAAAGTGTGAAACCATATCTTGATAGTATCTCAATGGAAAGTTTTGTGATATCAAACAAGAATTTTTTGGTGTAATTGTAACCGTATTTTCTCTCCATGTAATCCAGCAATTTACCTTTGAATGCCCCCAAGCTTCTTTCATCCATCACACCCTCTATCAACTGCCCTTTTTTAATCACAACAGTGTCGCTCTTACTTGAATATTCCAGGCTTAAGTCCTTCGGTAAAAACAAACTGAATATCTCTTTCCCCGTAAATGTCTTCTTCTCAGGTATTTGTATTTCTGTGTTACATGCTCTCACTATTTGTACAGCCTCATCTCTTGTAAATTTCTTATCTGTACTTGTCAAAAGGTATATGCCAGTTACATACTCATTCTTAATTCCAATTATTGGTAAACTTAATCTCGGGCTTCTTATCTGTGTTGCTACCGCAGTTAGAAGTTCTGTCTCAACCTGAGCCTCCTTTGTCTGGGGGACATGAATATTCATCTCATCCCCATCAAAATCAGCATTGTATGGCGGACATACAGTCGGGTTCAATCTGAATGTCCTATATGGCATCACCCTCACTCTATGACCCATCATACTCATCCTATGTAGTGATGGTTGTCTGTTGAATATCACCCAATCCCCATTTTCCAACTGCCTCTCAACTGTGTATCCAGGTTCTATTTCTTCGGCTATCTCTTCCTTGTTTAATTCAGTAACTTTCTTTCTTCTCCCATCTGGTTTGATAACATAGTTTACGGTTGGCCAATTTGGATAATTTTTTATCAACTTCTCGATGTATTTTATGTTTCTTTCATCAACAACAACAGGTATTGTAAGCTCCTTGGCCACAACCAAAGGAATACCAACCTCATCTATATCCAGCATAGGATCGGGGCTAATAACAGTTCTTGCTGAAAAGTTGACCCTCTTACCTATCAAGTTATGTCTGAATCTTCCCTCTTTTGCCTTCAATCTCTGAACTAGTGTTTTTAAAATCCTTCCTGACCTATGCCTGGCAGGAGGGACTCCAGATATTTCATTGTTTATGTATGTTGAGATGTGATATTGAAGCAATTCCCAAAGGTCTTGGATTATAAATTCGGGTGCCCCCAAGTCTATATTTTCTCTTAGTCTTTTGTTGATTCTTACAATGTCAACTAGTTTGTGTGTCAAGTCATCCTCAGATCTTTCTCCTGTTTCCAATGTGATGGATGGTCTCATGGTCACGGGTGGTATTGGGAATAATGTTATTACAAAGTATTCTGGTCTTGTGTCTCTTATACCCAAGTAGGATAA of Candidatus Aenigmatarchaeota archaeon contains these proteins:
- a CDS encoding DNA-directed RNA polymerase subunit A'; protein product: MIEKIKFTVLNPEIIRKISAAKISKTDLYDQEGYPVEGGLMDPRLGTIDPGLRCRTCGGTVGVCPGHFGYLELTKPVINVNYTKLIYELLILTCRKCGRILVDEQGLSKYSEGKKSLKRLRNFVKSKCPYCGEKQKKMKLIKPTTFVEGSNILTPSDVRERLERITNEDLSYLGIRDTRPEYFVITLFPIPPVTMRPSITLETGERSEDDLTHKLVDIVRINKRLRENIDLGAPEFIIQDLWELLQYHISTYINNEISGVPPARHRSGRILKTLVQRLKAKEGRFRHNLIGKRVNFSARTVISPDPMLDIDEVGIPLVVAKELTIPVVVDERNIKYIEKLIKNYPNWPTVNYVIKPDGRRKKVTELNKEEIAEEIEPGYTVERQLENGDWVIFNRQPSLHRMSMMGHRVRVMPYRTFRLNPTVCPPYNADFDGDEMNIHVPQTKEAQVETELLTAVATQIRSPRLSLPIIGIKNEYVTGIYLLTSTDKKFTRDEAVQIVRACNTEIQIPEKKTFTGKEIFSLFLPKDLSLEYSSKSDTVVIKKGQLIEGVMDERSLGAFKGKLLDYMERKYGYNYTKKFLFDITKLSIEILSRYGFTLSIVEHDVTSKSEAKIREIIKENEDAVKKLIKDYETSKMQIIIGRTPEETLETLIKKELAETLNKITEIVKKDLPENNLVIMAKSGARGSIINIVQSSSIIGQETIKGERINIGFYDRTFSHFKRGDKSIESKGFVKRGYRQGLNPFEFFFDAMNGREGLMDKSLKTRHSGYLERRMVGALKDLKIEYDGTVRDSSNKIIQFIPGEDGLDPSKIQKGGIDVGEIARNLFG
- a CDS encoding DNA-directed RNA polymerase subunit A'', whose product is MSEKSQEISLDKNTLPLKIMEEIDKVCKEMKLDEKRREKLTNEVQKVYLNGSFEPGEAIGIISAQSLSEPTTQMTMRTYHFAGSAGLQVTLGLPRIIEIFDARKEPATPSMTIYLKREYNTEEEAEKFAKKIKEKKLKSFLESISLDLTNKRINMELKKVKKSEFDEIVDKLKKRFKNANLKIKENTIRMDFTEGENDEGEITISELQKLKKKLINLGVSGIPGIHNAVVIREDKDWVIKTYGSNLHQVLLLEEVDMKRCYTNNLFEIRDILGIEAAREALFREIKETLSQQGLNVDERHIMLIVDIMVFTGEIKPVGRYGVAGMKSSVLTKAGFEETVKHLVKASVMGEEDNFKGIFENVMINQQVPAGTGMFDLVAKIGED